The proteins below are encoded in one region of Gambusia affinis linkage group LG07, SWU_Gaff_1.0, whole genome shotgun sequence:
- the ippk gene encoding inositol-pentakisphosphate 2-kinase has translation MELDRVDENDWKYHGEGNKSLVVSHVQHCRVLRLLKYPAEDSENPPQTAEQAFRQIQNIVDFTSNVMSCLLGEKFVHSGEVVRLPLEFVRQLSIKIQHQRPAWRCDKVMDIYSGCALCLPNLTSPTLHQPTLTPPLCIEIKPKCGFLPSPKHVSKDIKTRVCRYCMHQHYKVANGKWKRRSLYCPLDLFSGNKQRMHFAIRHLIEEPQNNLKVFKGGQCIYNSKEGSDESPDTNSLLHHLRPYFLRGNNRVNGHVTTKAVLNDFIQVLGNALLSAAGGDGGQVTDRTGEGRSFCEASLFNRERIRHGSQGLPTNNILSRILQTQMLDSLDIEGLYPLYCRVEQHLQDFPKDRTGLQIDGPYDQNFLEKVQKCSMEDDDSVEYAAAKVHQYRIAMTAKDCSIMVTLVPSSEEEDDDEDLSSQKRLRDFRPQAFSSSVSVLDLDPKPLDSVPRQLRLDQKIVSCYLRTGGTLLNGSLPPLPSILAAEREERALLFQAV, from the exons CACTGTAGAGTTTTACGTCTCCTCAAGTATCCAGCAGAAGACTCTGAGAACCCTCCTCAG ACGGCGGAGCAGGCCTTCAGGCAGATCCAGAACATCGTGGACTTCACCTCCAATGTCATGAGCTGCCTGTTGGGGGAAAAGTTTGTCCACAGTGGg GAAGTGGTCAGACTGCCGCTGGAGTTTGTTCGACAGTTATCCATCAAGATTCAGCATCAGAGACCAG ccTGGCGCTGTGATAAAGTCATGGACATCTACAGCGGCTGCGCTCTGTGTCTGCCCAACCTGACGTCTCCGACCCTTCACCAGCCCACGCTGACCCCGCCCCTCTGCATCGAGATCAAG CCTAAATGCGGCTTCCTGCCGTCCCCAAAACACGTCAGCAAGGACATCAAGACCAGAGTGTGTCGTTACTGCATGCACCAGCACTACAAG GTGGCCAATGGGAAGTGGAAGAGACGCAGTCTGTACTGTCCCCTGGACCTGTTCTCAGG aaacaaacagagaatGCACTTCGCCATCAGACACCTGATAGAAGAACCTCAGAATAATCTCAAAGTATTTAAG GGTGGTCAGTGTATCTACAACAGTAAGGAGGGTAGTGACGAGTCGCCCGACACAAACTCTCTGCTGCATCACCTCAGACCTTACTTCCTGCGTGGAAACAACCGCGTCAACGGTCACGTGACCACCAAAGCCGTCCTGAACGACTTCATACAG GTCCTGGGAAACGCCCTGCTGAGCGCCGCAGGAGGAGACGGAGGTCAGGTGACCGACAGGACAGGAGAGGGGCGGAGCTTCTGCGAGGCCAGTCTGTTTAACAGGGAGCGGATTCGCCACG GATCTCAAGGTTTACCCACCAACAACATTTTGTCCAGAATCCTTCAGACTCAGATGTTGGACTCGTTGGACATCGAAGGACTTTATCCTCTGTACTGCCGAGTGGAGCAACACCTGCAGGACTTCCCCAAGGATAG GACCGGCCTCCAGATAGACGGACCGTACGACCAGAACTTCCTGGAGAAAGTGCAGAAATGTTCGATGGAGGATGACGACTCTGTGGAGTACGCTGCAGCCAAG gtCCATCAGTACCGGATCGCCATGACAGCTAAGGACTGCTCCATCATGGTTACGCTGGTTCCCAGtagtgaggaagaggatgatgatgaaga cCTCTCCTCCCAGAAGCGTCTCAGGGACTTCAGACCTCAGGccttctcctcctccgtctccGTCCTGGATCTGGACCCCAAGCCGCTGGACAGCGTCCCCCGCCAGCTGCGTCTGGACCAGAAGATCGTCTCCTGTTACCTAAGGACGGGCGGTACCTTGCTCAACGGCTCCCTGCCGCCGCTGCCCAGCATCCTGGCGGCGGAGAGGGAGGAGCGGGCGCTGCTTTTCCAGGCTGTGTGA